Genomic segment of Saprospira sp. CCB-QB6:
TCTACCCTAGTCCAGATTTTACAGATCAAGCACCTTCTATGGCCCCGATTATTGGCTATAATGCCCATGATGGCTTGCTGCTTGGGTTGGGCCTCTACAGCAACCCCATTATGCCCAAAAATTGGCGCTATCAACTTTATCCTTTGCTTGGAACGAACTCCGAGCAGCTCTTGGGCCAAGGTCAATTCGCCTTTCACAAAGGTTTGCAAAAGGGCAAAATCAAAGATTATCAAATTAGTCTAGGCTATAAGCGCTACAGCTATTTTAGTAATGAGTCCTACGACTATAAATTACAATATCAGCGTTGGCGCTTGGCGGCGGAGCTGGCTCTGCGTCCCAAAGCAGGTCGCCAATTTAAGCGGCAATATATTGGCCTAGAAAATCTATTTATTCGAGAAGAAGAGGAAAACTTTGAGCGCGATAGCCTGAATAATATTAGCTATTTGGGCAAAACGGGCAGCAAGCGCTCGGTCCACCGCCTCTATTATCGCTGGGAAAATAGCCACCCTTTGGCCCCAGCAAAATATAAATTGTCCCTAGAGTTTGCCCAATATGATCAAGGCCAAGAGCAGTATCTCAAACTCAGTCTAGAGGGACAAAAAGACTGGTATTATGCCGTAGGCAAAAAGATCGGCCTCCGCTTTTTCTTTGGCGGATTCCCCTTTCATAGCGATCGAGATTTTGGCGCTTACCCGCTGCATTTGCTCAGCCGAAATGCCCATGACTACCATTATGACAACTATGTTTGGGGCCGAAATATCCAATCGGGCTTTTCCGAACAGCAGGTTTTAATCAAAGAAGGGGGCTTTAAATTGCCCATTGCCAACGCCCAAGCCATTGGCGACGGCCGCAGCAATAGCTTTATTGGCGCTATAAATCTCCGTGCGGATTTGCCCATTCGCCTGCCTTTCCGCCTGCCCTATTTTCGCCTACAACCCTATTTTGATTTGGGTTATTTTGAAAACACCGCCCCCTCCCTCCAACTAGACAGCCCCGCCGATGCCATCTTTTACGATCTCGGTCTGCTGCTCGATATTGGCGATGGACTGGCCCAAATTTCCTATTCTTTTTACTCCAATGAACGCCTCCGCAATTATATGAAGGAGAAAAATAATTTTTGGGCCCGCCTCGGCATCAGTATCAACCTCAATAGCTGGAGCAGAGAAAAATTAACCGATGAACTGATTGGATTTTAAGTGTTTTTTGGGGCCTCCGCCTCGCTGCGCTCGTCGGCGCTACGTTGCGGGGCTCGCTCTTCGCTCGGCCCTGCGGCGGCGGCGCCGCCTTGGTCTGGCCTTCGGCCACCCCTCCACATCGCTAGGCCGTTTACTGTAGGTTAAAACCTACAGTAAAAAGGGCCAAAGGCCCGCAGGCCTAGGGGCCTGAAAGGGTGGCCGCAGGCCAGACCAAGCGGGCGAAGCCCGCGCAGGGCCGAGCAGAACTGCGAGCCCTGAAAGGGCCCGGCCGCCGGAGGCGGCAGGCCCCTAACAACATCCTCACTAATAAAAAAACCTCCTCCAAAGCTGGAAGAGGTTGGAGATTTTGTTTGTTAGCTGCGCCATTTTTGCCAGCGCTCAATCAGGCTAGAGAGCCAAGAAATGGGCTTTATTTGGTGGCGGCGATAGAGGAAGAATCCCGTAGCGCCAAGGGCGAGACTCAGTCCGAGTAGGAGCAGCAGAATGCTGGACCAAGACCAACCATAATCTAGGGGGGCGGGATTGCCAATGCTGATAAAAGAGCCCCAAAAAGCGGGATGTCCAGAAATGTGATCGGACTGCTCCAGATAATCCAATTTAGCTTTTTGTAGGGCGGCGGGTTTACTCATTCCATCGGCTAAATTTTCATAAAATCGAGCCATCAGGGCGGCACTCGTATAATCGTTCACCTTCCAGAGGGTAGTCACCACCGAGGGCACGCCAGCATACATAAAGGCGCGGGCCAGGCTGAGCACCCCCTCGCCGCGGACCACCTTACCAAAGCCCGTTTCGCAGGCTGAAAGCACCACCAAATCCGCTTTGAGGTCTAGATTGTGAATCTCATAAGCATAAAGGCGGCCAGCATCTAAATTGTCTACTTCTCCAGAATCTCGAGCAAAAAGCAAGAGGGATTTGTGGGGGTGGCGAATATCGACCACACCGTGCATGGCCAAATGGATCAGGCCATAATTAGAAGCGTATTCATAAAAATGCTCCTTATCGGCCTCCTGTTTCATAAAATATTGTCCGCTAAAATGCGATTGGATCGCCTTGAGTTCTTCCTCTGCCCAGGGCAGTTCCGTATGTTCTCCAATCAGGGGATCGCCTAGGGGGTAAGCGGGGGCAAAGCCTAAGCATTGGCGGTTATTTTCTAGGCGTTTCGCTCGGATATTTTGGACCAGCAGGCTAGCAGAGTAGGAATAATTCAATTGATAGCGGCGGATAAGGTAAGCCAAGTTCTTATAGTCCACCTTATTCAAATCCGCAGGCTCTTCGAGTAAAACCTCAAAGGGAATATAGCTGAGAGCGCCATCGGGAATCACAATAAGTCGATCCAATTGCTCGCTACTCCCTTGAATAAAAGGCATCACATAGCTTTTATAGAAGGCATGAGCTGAGAGCACATAATTTTCATACGCCTTTTTGTGGTCCTTACCAATCATTTGGTAATCGGTTAGGGCATGGCGAAGATCTTGGAGGTTTTGGTCAAAATCCTGTGGCAGGGGTAATTGGTAAAAGCTGGGGAAATCCTTAGTAATTCTGAAGACATAGAGATAGCGATCGCCAATAAAATACTCTAAGAGTAAGTCTTTTGAACCGAGAATCTCCTTTTGCAATTCGGGCAAACTTACCGTTGGGCTCTCATATTTGAGTTGATAGTATTTGGGATAATTTTGTTCAATATATTGGACCAAAGAATCGTAAGACTTTCGGCTTTGGAAATAAGCCTCATCAAACTCCTCGGCCCGATTCATATTTCGATGGCGATAATCTGAATAATAGGCGAGTTTTCGGCGCAGGCTTTCTTCTTGAATTAGCAGTTCGCTGGGCAAATCACTAAAAGAGCGGGCCGCCACCCCTTGTAGGGCTTGCAAAAGCACAAAGCTTTTGCTCCGCTCCATAATTTCAAAGGCCTGATAGAGATAAGAGGGGTTTTTGGTTTGTTGGTAGCGTAGATGGGCTACTTCAATAGCTCCTTCATAGACTGAAATAGAGCGTTTGGTCAGTTGTTGTTTAGAGCCATCCGAAGAGAAATTGAGGCGGAGGCTATCCACTAAATTCAGGGCCAAAGCATAGGTAGCCTCTGCGGCCTGAATTTCTTTTGGGGCCTTGGTAGCTCGGTGTAATTCTAACAGAAGATGGCCTTTTTGGGCCAGAGCGGGTAGCCAGTCAATATTGTGCATTAGGCAGCTTAGCTCTGGATTCTGATAAATGTCTACCTTATCTTCTGACAGTTCCTTACAGACTGCTGTTAGGGCATTTTGCACATAAATCAGGGCCAGTTTATAATCTCTTTTGCGCTCATAGAAAGAAGCTAAATTGAGGTAACTATCAAAAAGACTCCCCCCAATTACTTCATTATCTTCTTCCTCTTCTGAACTATCAAATAAGATGGCCACCTCTTGCTCTCGTCCAAAATCACTATAATTGGCCTTGCTCAGCTCCCCTCCATCTCGAATGCTAATTTTCTTTTTCAGGGCTTCATTAAGATAATAGTACTCTTGTTTAGCATCTCGAATAAAGCGATAGGCTTCCGCTAAACGGTCATAAGCTTGAGCCAAGCGATAATCATTTTCTGTGAGTTGTTGCTCCCAGAGCTTAGCCGCTTTTTGGTAATAGAAGAGCAGAGAATCGGGCTTAGCCTTAGCCTTAAAATACTCTCCCAACTCTATATAAACATAGCCCAAATTTGGGTGTTCGGGCCCATAAATTTCTCGTTCTAAACCCAAAGATTTTTTCAGATGAATATATTCCTCTCGGCTATTGCCCAATCCCCTTTGGGCTTTGGCAATGGCTTTATAGAGTTCGGCCACCTCTACGGATTTCCCCCCTACTAGCTCCAAATAAATGCGCAAACTGCGCTCATAATAATTGAGCGCCTGATCATAATCTCCACTATAAAAGTTGCGATGCCCCAAGAGATAATAGCTACGGCCAATATCTTTATGAACCTTATTTAGGGTTTTGAGCTGAATCTTCAGGGCTTTTTCTAAGGCCCCTTCTTCCTCCTCAAAACGGTTGGTTAACCGATAGTAAACGGCCAACTGCAAATAGGAGGAAGCAATTTTGGGATGTTCTTCGCCAAATAACTTTTGCCGAATTGCCAAGGCCTTTTGGTGGTAATCAAAGCCTTTGGGAAAATCTTGTTTCCGATAATAATAATGCTCGCCTAAAGCCTCATAAATATCTGCGGTCAGGTAGCTTTCCTTGGCCAAGGAGTTGAGCGCTTGGTCCAGATAATCAGCCTCCATACTCAAAGGATCGAGCAAGCTGCTGCTATCTTCCTGGCTCTGTTTATTCAGTTGGCCATAACAGCGACCAATAAAATAATAGCTTTGGGCCAGGTCTTCTCTGGGCGCATTCCATTTTAGGCGAATGGCTAGGGCTTTTTGGTGCCAAGCTAGGGCCTTCCAAAAGTCTACTTCGGCATTCATACGGTAGCGGCCCAAGCCCTCATAACCATCGGCAATGATAAGGCTATCGACCTGTAAACTGCTATCCGAGCGGGCCAAATCATCAAAGAGGGCCAAGCCCCGCTTAAACTCATTATCGGCCTCTTGGTAGCGGGTCAATTCTATATAATTATTGCCCACCCCATTGTAACAACGGCCATAGCCCTCCACATCTTTGAGGCGGCGATAAATAGCGGCGGCAAACTGAAACTCTTGTACCGAGGCCTCATATTGGGCTTCGGCATAAAGGCTTTTGGCTTTTTCAACATATTCGAGGGCTCTTGCTTTGGAGCCTGTATTTTGGGCCTGCCCAAAAGGCAGCAAACAGCCCAAACAGCCTAATAGTAGTAGAAAACGAACTAAGGGCATATAAGTGATTGATATTTTGCGGTATGGAGTCGGGGAAAAGGGCAGCCCTAAAATACGGCTTTTTATTTTGCTGGCTAAACTGTTTTTTTGGGGCCTCCGCCTCGCTGCGCTCGTCGGCGCTACGTTGCGCAGCTCGCTATTACTTGCTTCGCTGCGTCGGCTCCCGTTGGTCGGGTCGCTCGGCCCTGCGCGGGCTTCGCCCGCTTGGTCTGGCCTGACGGCCACTGCTGCACATCGCTAGGCCTGCGGCGGCTTCGCCGCCTGCGAATCTGTACTGTCTTTTTTTTTGGGCTTTCTTCTTTAGCGACTAGATGGTTTTTGGCCTAACGAACAAGGACTTTAGTCGCTCAGTCAAGAACCTTGGGCTGAAGCCCTTGTTTGCTAAAAATGGTCTCTTTTATTGCTGTAGGCTTCAACCTACAGTAAAAAGGGCCGAAGGCCCGCAGGCCTAGGGGCCTGAAAGGGTGGCCGAAGGCCAGACCAAAGCCCGAAGGGCTGAAGGGCCGAGCAGACCTGCGAGCCCTGCAAGGGCCCGGCCGCCGAAGGCGGCAGGCCCCAAAAAAAAGAGACGCTCCTTATCAAAAAGAAGCGTCTCTTATGGGAGAGTGGAAAGGCGGTCTACTCTTGAACGAGCAGAGAAACCTTATTATCGAGCACCTCGATAAATCCGCTTTGGATAGCGAGTTCTTGCTTACCCCCTTCTTGGGCCAAAAAGCTCACATCGCCTGCCTGCAAAGAGGCCACAATAGCGGCGTGATTTTCTAGCACCTCAAATTCTCCATCTACACCAGGCACCGTAATGCTGCTGATTTTGCCTTCAAAAACTTTCTTATCTGGCGTCAATACAATGAGTTCCATAATAATATCTTGTATGATGGCCTAAAAAAATTAGCCGCGGCCGAAGCAGCCACGGCTAAGATCTATTTATCTATTGGATTAAGCTTCGCTGAGGAGTTTTTCACCTTTCTCCATAGCTTGCTCGATGCTACCTACAAGGTTAAAGGCAGCTTCGGGATATTTGTCTACTTCTCCATCAATGATCATATTAAATCCTTTGATCGTATCCTTGATGTCTACAAGTACCCCTTGGAGACCTGTAAACTGCTCGGCTACGTGGAAAGGCTGAGACAAGAAGCGTTGTACACGGCGGGCGCGGTGTACGACCAATTTATCTTCTTCAGACAATTCTTCCATACCCAAGATCGCAATAATATCTTGCAATTCTTTGTAGCGCTGAAGAATGTTGATTACACGTTGGGCGCAAGTATAGTGCTCATCGCCTACGATATCGGGAGACAAAATCTTAGAAGTTGAATCCAAAGGATCTACCGCAGGATAGATCCCCAAAGAGGCCAATTTACGGCTAAGTACCGTGGTGGCATCCAAGTGAGCAAAAGTAGTTGCGGGAGCGGGGTCAGTCAAGTCATCCGCAGGTACGTAAACGGCCTGTACAGAAGTAATTGAACCACGCTTAGTTGAAGTAATACGCTCTTGCATCAAACCCATCTCGGTAGCGAGCGTAGGCTGATAACCTACTGCAGAAGGCATACGTCCCAAAAGGGCTGATACCTCGGCACCGGCTTGCGTAAAGCGGAAGATGTTATCGATAAAGAAGAGGATATCACGACCTTTAGCTTCATTGGGATCACCATCGCGGAAGTACTCGGCAACAGTAAGACCAGAAAGAGCTACACGGGCACGGGCACCGGGAGGTTCGTTCATCTGACCGAAGATAAAGGTAGCTTGAGATTCAGCTAGCTCGTCATGCTTTACAGCGCTGAGGTCCCATCCACCTTCTTCCATAGAGTGCTTAAAGCCTTCGCCATAACGAACGATATTAGCTTCAATCATCTCACGCATAAGGTCATTTCCTTCACGAGTACGCTCACCTACACCAGCAAAAACGGAGAGTCCTTTATGCTTCTTGGCGATGTTGTTAATCAATTCCTGAATAAGTACGGTTTTACCTACACCTGCACCACCGAAAAGACCAATTTTACCCCCTTTGAGGTAAGGAGCGATCAAGTCGATAACTTTGATACCTGTGTAAAGGATCTCTTGAGAAGTACTCAAGTCCTCATAACGAGGAGGTTTATTGTGGATAGCGCGACGCTCAGCATTGGGCAATTCACCCAAACCATCGATAGGCTCCCCTACTACATTAAACAAACGACCTTTGATCTCGTCACCTACAGGCATCGTGATCATACTTCCTGTATCAACTACAGCCATGCCACGAGTAAGGCCCTCGGTACTGTCCATAGCAATCGTACGGACGCTATCTTCACCAAGGTGCTTTTGACATTCGAGAACAATTTTATCTCCATTGGGGCGAGTCACCTCAAGGGCGCTAAGAATTTCGGGAAGTTTAGCCTCTTTGGCTGAAAAGCTTACATCGACTACAGGTCCAATGATCTGCTTGATGTATCCAGTATTTTGTGCCATAATTTTATTCTTGGACAATAATGAAATGGTATAAGTAAAACTGTAAAATCAGCGCAAAGATAGGCCTTTATCATAAAAACAAAAAAATAAAGCCCCTATTCGCCCGCTCTAACTGCTTGTTTTTCTAACAAATAGAGACCTTCAGAAGAATATTAGGATTGAAAAGCCCAAACAGAATATTTTTAGGAGTAAAAAAGCTCTGCAGAATAAATAATTGTTTGGGCCCTGCTTTTGCGGCTGAGTAGATTAATGAACGCCCCCATAAGTAAAAAGGGGCCTCCGCTTTTGTAGAACTTTTTTACCACTTATTGGGGAGCTTTATCCTTGGCTCTGTGTTAATCATCACAACGGAAGCTGGTTAAAAGCTATTCTTTTGAATCAGAAACTACTTCTACCTACTAATAAATAATATATATCATTATGGGAGACCTACTTGCAGCCCGTCTACAGATGGCTTTTTCTTTGGGGTTTCACATCATCTTTGCCTGTGTGGGCATGGCCATGCCCTTTTTGATGGCTATTGCGCATTGGCGCTATATTAAAACTGGAGATGCTGTGTATAAGGACCTCAGTAAAGCTTGGTCGAAAGGGGTGGCCATCTTTTTTGCCACTGGTGCGGTTTCGGGCACCGTTTTATCATTTGAGTTGGGCCTTTTGTGGCCCGAATTCATGGAGCATGCCGGACCTATCTTCGGCATGCCCTTTTCTTTAGAGGGTACCGCCTTTTTTATTGAGGCGATTGCTCTTGGCCTTTTTCTTTATGGTTGGGGGAAAATCCCCAAATGGATTCACTGGAGCTCTGGCCTTGTGGTCGGTATTTCGGGGGTGGCTTCGGGGATTTTGGTCGTTGCGGCCAATGCTTGGATGAATAGCCCCGCAGGTTTCGATTATGATCCTGTCAGTAATACTTACAGTAATATTGACCCCATTGCCGCTATGTTTAATCCCGCCTGGTTTACCCAAGCCCTACACATGATTTTAGCCGCATTTACAGCTACGGGCTTTGCCGTGGCGGGGGTGCATGCCTTTTTACTGATCCGTAAACCCGCCAATCGATTTCACCAACAAGCGATGCGCATTGCCCTGCTGGTGGGTGGAATTGCCGCCTTTCTACAACCTATTAGCGGTGATCTTTCAGCTAAGGATGTGGCGGTCCGCCAACCCGCTAAATTAGCCGCTATGGAGGCCCACTTTCATACAGAAGAGTATGCCGGCCTATTGATTGGTGGGATACCTAATGAGGAAACTGGCGAGGTACATTATGGCATCAAAATCCCTGGCCTATTGAGCTTTTTGGCTCATGGCGACTTTAAACAGGAGGTGGTAGGCCTAGACCAAATTCCCAAAGATGAACAGCCTCCCATAGCCGTTACCCATTTTGCTTTCCAAATTATGGTGGGCGCAGGGACCTTCCTCATGATGGTGGCCTTACTCTATTTCTTTGCCCAACGCTTTCGCCCCCGCTGGCTGGGACACAAAAACTTCCTTTGGCTAATTGCCCTATCTACTCCCCTAGGCATGCTGGCCGTAGAGGCGGGTTGGACAGTTACCGAGGTAGGCCGCCAACCCTGGATTATCCACGGGATTATGCGCACTAAAGAGGCGGTTACGCCCATGCCTGGCATCCAATATTCTTTCTATACGGTGGTCGTTGTTTATACGCTTTTGGCCGTTTTAGTGAGCTGGCTGATGAAACGACAGGTCCAAACCCTAGCCCAAAACTATGATAGTATGGATGAGGAGATTGACCTCAACCAAAAACGAGTGCATACCAAAACAGAAGCTATCGACTAATTTTTAGTGCCTCTAAAAGACCGATTTTATGTTTATGTATATTGTTGTGCTGACTTTTCTGCTCCTTTCTTTGGTCCTTTACGCCCTTTTGGGCGGGGCCGATTTTGGCGCAGGCGTAATTCAGCTTTTATCTACTACCCCCAAGGCCGAAAAAGTAATTGGCCGAGCTATTGGCCCCATCTGGGAGGCCAACCACATGTGGCTGGTGATTGCTGTGGTGATTAGCTTTATGGGCTTTCCCGCCATTTTTAAAGTGATCTCTACCGCCCTACATATTCCTGTGTTTATCCTGCTGCTGGGCATTATTTTCCGCGGAACAGCCTATGCCTTTAAACACTATGATGCCATCAAGGACGAAAAAAGCCAGTTGATGTATCATCGGGTGTTTGTTTGGGGAAGCCTTGTTTCTTCTCTCTTTATAGGAATTACCTTTGGCGCTATGAGCCTAGGCAAAATTGACCCCAATCCCAGCGATTTTTATATGGGCTATATTGCCCCTTGGTTCAATTTCTTTTCTATTAGTGTAGGCTTTTTGGCTACTGCTCTTTTTGCCTTTTTAGCCGCTGTTTATCTCATCGGCGAAAATGAAGACCCCGAGGTCAAGGAGTTTTTTATTCAAAAAGCTTGGAAATGGCTGTTGGCAGCCGTTGGCCTTGGCCCTATTGTTTTTATTGCCGCCTATGTAGATGGTCTCCCTCTCTTCAATGAGTTGATTAGCAGCCCGCTCAGTATTGTAGCGGTTGTTGTGGCCGCCGCGGCCCTCCCCTTTCTGTTTAAGGCGGTCCGCCAAGGAAAAGTCCTGCTTGCTCGCCTAATGGCTGGCGCTCAAACGATTCTCATTCTTGGCGCTTGGTTGCTCGTACATTATCCGCATGCCATTATGCTCAGCAATGGGGGCAGCCTAGACCTCTACGATAGCCGCGCTCCCGATGCCACCTTAGCCGTGCTCGGCTGGGCCCTGATGCTCGGCTCGCTCTTTATCCTCCCCGCTCTAGGCTATCTTTATGTGGTCTTCAAAGGCCATGGCCCCGAAGAAAGTATCTAATCTTTCATAAGCAGCTTTACAGCCCTATTCTTGCTTGTCAAGAATGGGGCTTTTTTTGGGGGCCTCCGCTGCGGCTTCGCCTTGCGGCGCTACGTTTCGCAGCTCGCTGATCGTTCGGCCCTGCGCCGCCAAAGGCGGCTGGGTCTGGCCTTCGGCCACTGCTGCCCATCGCTAGGCCGCTCATCCTTTGGTTTTCAGGCTAACCGTTCTGCTTCGGCCCCAAAATTTTATGGCTTAAAAAAGCATTCGTTTACCTTTGCCCTTATTTACACCTAAACAATTGATAGTAAAGATGAGACTCCTTTTTTTCCTCCTGTTTTCTTTTTCTCTTCACGCCCAAACTAGCTCCTACTTTCTATTTGATGAGGAAAGCCAAACCCCCATTCCCTACACTAGCCTTAGCTTAAAGGATCATAGTCAGCATTGGAGTACAGACAGTTTGGGCCAACTAACTATTGCAGCAGAATTTCAACAAGATAGCCTTTTTGTCCGTAGCCTTAACTACCCCAATGCAGCCATTATCTTAGCTCAGTTGCATACAGATACCATTTGGTTAAGCCCCCAAGCTCATCAATTAGAAGGGATTACCGTCAAGGCCAAAAAAGCAAAGAAGAAATGCATCCGCCCTAAAGGAAAAACGGTAAAAGCCTACTACTCTTTGAATAAATTTAGCTCTGATAATACTCGTTATGTTAGGCAGCGGAAGGCCAGATATTTTGAAAATAGAGAACAAAAGACAGGCTATCTAGCAGAAATTGCCTTTGATGTAATCAATAAAAGAGGTGGGGAAAATGCTTTTAGACTTTGGATTTATAGTCATCAAGATAGTGTTCCGGGCCAAGCGATTAGTCCCCCCATTGACTTTATTCCCGAACAAAAAAATGCTTGGCAAAAATGCGACCTTCAAGATTACCGAATAGAAGTACCTAAGAATGGCTTTTGGGTAGTTGTAGAAGCCGTTAAAGATTCTGCTCATCTAGAGGCTCCCTCTTATTCGGCCAAAGACACCACAATTACCGACTTGGAGCGATGGCGAGTTCGTACTGACCAAGACGGTAATGTAATTTCGTACAGCAGGCGGCATCGAACAGGACTTAGAACAGAGCTGC
This window contains:
- a CDS encoding CHAT domain-containing protein yields the protein MPLVRFLLLLGCLGCLLPFGQAQNTGSKARALEYVEKAKSLYAEAQYEASVQEFQFAAAIYRRLKDVEGYGRCYNGVGNNYIELTRYQEADNEFKRGLALFDDLARSDSSLQVDSLIIADGYEGLGRYRMNAEVDFWKALAWHQKALAIRLKWNAPREDLAQSYYFIGRCYGQLNKQSQEDSSSLLDPLSMEADYLDQALNSLAKESYLTADIYEALGEHYYYRKQDFPKGFDYHQKALAIRQKLFGEEHPKIASSYLQLAVYYRLTNRFEEEEGALEKALKIQLKTLNKVHKDIGRSYYLLGHRNFYSGDYDQALNYYERSLRIYLELVGGKSVEVAELYKAIAKAQRGLGNSREEYIHLKKSLGLEREIYGPEHPNLGYVYIELGEYFKAKAKPDSLLFYYQKAAKLWEQQLTENDYRLAQAYDRLAEAYRFIRDAKQEYYYLNEALKKKISIRDGGELSKANYSDFGREQEVAILFDSSEEEEDNEVIGGSLFDSYLNLASFYERKRDYKLALIYVQNALTAVCKELSEDKVDIYQNPELSCLMHNIDWLPALAQKGHLLLELHRATKAPKEIQAAEATYALALNLVDSLRLNFSSDGSKQQLTKRSISVYEGAIEVAHLRYQQTKNPSYLYQAFEIMERSKSFVLLQALQGVAARSFSDLPSELLIQEESLRRKLAYYSDYRHRNMNRAEEFDEAYFQSRKSYDSLVQYIEQNYPKYYQLKYESPTVSLPELQKEILGSKDLLLEYFIGDRYLYVFRITKDFPSFYQLPLPQDFDQNLQDLRHALTDYQMIGKDHKKAYENYVLSAHAFYKSYVMPFIQGSSEQLDRLIVIPDGALSYIPFEVLLEEPADLNKVDYKNLAYLIRRYQLNYSYSASLLVQNIRAKRLENNRQCLGFAPAYPLGDPLIGEHTELPWAEEELKAIQSHFSGQYFMKQEADKEHFYEYASNYGLIHLAMHGVVDIRHPHKSLLLFARDSGEVDNLDAGRLYAYEIHNLDLKADLVVLSACETGFGKVVRGEGVLSLARAFMYAGVPSVVTTLWKVNDYTSAALMARFYENLADGMSKPAALQKAKLDYLEQSDHISGHPAFWGSFISIGNPAPLDYGWSWSSILLLLLGLSLALGATGFFLYRRHQIKPISWLSSLIERWQKWRS
- the atpC gene encoding ATP synthase F1 subunit epsilon, coding for MELIVLTPDKKVFEGKISSITVPGVDGEFEVLENHAAIVASLQAGDVSFLAQEGGKQELAIQSGFIEVLDNKVSLLVQE
- the atpD gene encoding F0F1 ATP synthase subunit beta; translation: MAQNTGYIKQIIGPVVDVSFSAKEAKLPEILSALEVTRPNGDKIVLECQKHLGEDSVRTIAMDSTEGLTRGMAVVDTGSMITMPVGDEIKGRLFNVVGEPIDGLGELPNAERRAIHNKPPRYEDLSTSQEILYTGIKVIDLIAPYLKGGKIGLFGGAGVGKTVLIQELINNIAKKHKGLSVFAGVGERTREGNDLMREMIEANIVRYGEGFKHSMEEGGWDLSAVKHDELAESQATFIFGQMNEPPGARARVALSGLTVAEYFRDGDPNEAKGRDILFFIDNIFRFTQAGAEVSALLGRMPSAVGYQPTLATEMGLMQERITSTKRGSITSVQAVYVPADDLTDPAPATTFAHLDATTVLSRKLASLGIYPAVDPLDSTSKILSPDIVGDEHYTCAQRVINILQRYKELQDIIAILGMEELSEEDKLVVHRARRVQRFLSQPFHVAEQFTGLQGVLVDIKDTIKGFNMIIDGEVDKYPEAAFNLVGSIEQAMEKGEKLLSEA
- a CDS encoding cytochrome ubiquinol oxidase subunit I, with the translated sequence MGDLLAARLQMAFSLGFHIIFACVGMAMPFLMAIAHWRYIKTGDAVYKDLSKAWSKGVAIFFATGAVSGTVLSFELGLLWPEFMEHAGPIFGMPFSLEGTAFFIEAIALGLFLYGWGKIPKWIHWSSGLVVGISGVASGILVVAANAWMNSPAGFDYDPVSNTYSNIDPIAAMFNPAWFTQALHMILAAFTATGFAVAGVHAFLLIRKPANRFHQQAMRIALLVGGIAAFLQPISGDLSAKDVAVRQPAKLAAMEAHFHTEEYAGLLIGGIPNEETGEVHYGIKIPGLLSFLAHGDFKQEVVGLDQIPKDEQPPIAVTHFAFQIMVGAGTFLMMVALLYFFAQRFRPRWLGHKNFLWLIALSTPLGMLAVEAGWTVTEVGRQPWIIHGIMRTKEAVTPMPGIQYSFYTVVVVYTLLAVLVSWLMKRQVQTLAQNYDSMDEEIDLNQKRVHTKTEAID
- a CDS encoding cytochrome d ubiquinol oxidase subunit II gives rise to the protein MFMYIVVLTFLLLSLVLYALLGGADFGAGVIQLLSTTPKAEKVIGRAIGPIWEANHMWLVIAVVISFMGFPAIFKVISTALHIPVFILLLGIIFRGTAYAFKHYDAIKDEKSQLMYHRVFVWGSLVSSLFIGITFGAMSLGKIDPNPSDFYMGYIAPWFNFFSISVGFLATALFAFLAAVYLIGENEDPEVKEFFIQKAWKWLLAAVGLGPIVFIAAYVDGLPLFNELISSPLSIVAVVVAAAALPFLFKAVRQGKVLLARLMAGAQTILILGAWLLVHYPHAIMLSNGGSLDLYDSRAPDATLAVLGWALMLGSLFILPALGYLYVVFKGHGPEESI